One Panicum virgatum strain AP13 chromosome 3N, P.virgatum_v5, whole genome shotgun sequence DNA segment encodes these proteins:
- the LOC120665181 gene encoding protein G1-like7: MDPPGPAGPSSSAPGGDAQAAQHHVQPLAQAQPQQQVAPAPAPPPPQLSRYESQKRRDWNTFLQYLRNHRPPLTLARCSGAHVIEFLKYLDQFGKTKVHAAGCAYFGQPSPPAPCPCPLRQAWGSLDALIGRLRAAYEESGHPPESNPFAARAVRIYLREVRDSQAKARGIPYEKKNRKRKQPAPPAPGEAASASSSAAAAAREEAAAAASGGDGSSGSAAAVAAPTSSQAGGSGGTTAAAPASKSRASNMGSAVRRHYFH, translated from the coding sequence ATGGATCCCCCGGGGCCAGCCGGGCCGTCGTCCTCGGCGCCGGGCGGCGAcgcgcaggcggcgcagcaCCATGTGCAGCCGCTGGCCCaggcgcagccgcagcagcaggtcgcgccggcgcccgcgccgccgccgccgcagctgagCAGGTACGAGTCGCAGAAGCGGCGGGACTGGAACACGTTCCTGCAGTACCTGCGGAACCACCGCCCGCCGCTGACGCTGGCGCGGTGCAGCGGCGCGCACGTCATCGAGTTCCTCAAGTACCTGGACCAGTTCGGCAAGACCAAGGTGCATGCCGCCGGGTGCGCCTACTTCGGCCAGCCCAGCCCGCCGGCGCCCTGCCCGTGCCCGCTGCGCCAGGCGTGGGGCTCCCTCGACGCGCTCatcggccgcctccgcgccgcctacGAGGAGAGCGGCCACCCGCCCGAGTCCAACCCCTTCGCGGCGCGCGCCGTGCGGATCTACCTCCGCGAGGTCCGCGACTCGCAGGCCAAGGCGCGGGGAATACCCTACGAGAAGAAGAACCGCAAGCGCAagcagcccgcgccgccggctccaggggaggcggcgtcggcgtcgtcatcggccgccgcggcggcacgggaggaggctgccgccgccgcgagcggcGGTGACGGGTCCAGTGGAAGCGCGGCGGCGGTAGCTGCACCGACGTCTAGCCAGGCGGGAGGGAGTGGCGGTACTACGGCTGCTGCACCGGCCAGCAAATCCCGA